The following are encoded in a window of Brevibacillus sp. DP1.3A genomic DNA:
- a CDS encoding dipicolinate synthase subunit B, producing the protein MSKLQGKTIGFGLSGSHCTFEETMPQIKRFVDAGARVVPIVSNTIMTTDTRFGTSQSWQQQIKELTGEELISTIPQAEPLGPSKLLDVMLIAPCTGSTTSRLANAITDSAVLMAAKATMRNLRPIVIAISTNDGLGLNAANIAKLLAAKNMYFVPFGQDAPDKKPNSLVARMDLLLETCEAALEGRQLQPLLIERFNY; encoded by the coding sequence ATGAGTAAGCTCCAGGGAAAGACCATTGGATTTGGATTGTCTGGATCGCATTGCACCTTTGAGGAAACCATGCCGCAAATTAAGCGATTTGTGGATGCTGGAGCACGGGTGGTACCGATCGTATCGAATACGATTATGACCACGGATACACGCTTCGGTACTTCTCAAAGCTGGCAGCAACAAATCAAGGAACTGACGGGGGAAGAACTTATTTCGACGATTCCTCAGGCTGAGCCGTTGGGACCTTCTAAGTTGTTGGATGTCATGCTCATTGCGCCTTGCACAGGCAGTACGACGAGTCGACTGGCGAATGCCATTACGGATAGTGCCGTACTGATGGCGGCTAAAGCGACGATGCGTAATCTGCGACCCATTGTGATTGCCATTTCCACCAATGATGGTCTGGGATTAAATGCAGCCAATATTGCCAAGCTATTGGCCGCGAAAAATATGTATTTCGTGCCGTTCGGGCAGGATGCCCCGGATAAAAAACCGAACTCGCTTGTAGCTCGTATGGATCTCCTATTGGAAACATGCGAAGCAGCTTTGGAAGGTCGACAATTGCAACCCTTGCTCATCGAAAGATTTAACTACTAA
- the dapG gene encoding aspartate kinase, with translation MKILVQKFGGSSLTTEDCRMRAIYHMEKAIDEGYALVVVVSAMGRKGDPYATDTLLQLVRGNGNQLPSRETDMLMHTGEIISATVMCSMLNARGIKAKILTGGQANIVTSDDFTNAQIMSIDPSRILQDLQESQVVIVPGFQGRTAEWEITTLGRGGSDTTATALGVALKAETVDIFTDVEGIMTADPRIVEEAQRLGMVTYTEICNMAHLGAKVIHPRAVEIAMHANVPIRVRSTFSDDPGTLVTTMLEIGKLGYTVHDRVVMGIAHVPNITQIKVANKEGSYDTQLQVFKTMATNNISVDFINVNPMGVAYTVHDEMGEKAARLLTEMGYEPQLLPHCAKVSVIGAGMTGVPGVMARIVEALTQEDIQILQSADSHTTIWVLVHEMDMVKAVRALHQQFNLHVQHM, from the coding sequence GTGAAGATTCTCGTCCAGAAGTTCGGTGGTTCTTCCTTGACGACGGAGGATTGCCGGATGCGGGCAATCTACCATATGGAAAAAGCAATTGATGAGGGCTATGCCCTCGTCGTTGTCGTATCAGCGATGGGTCGTAAAGGTGATCCATACGCAACTGATACACTCTTGCAGTTGGTTCGTGGTAATGGGAACCAACTGCCAAGTCGAGAAACGGATATGCTGATGCATACCGGAGAAATCATCTCTGCAACAGTCATGTGCAGCATGCTGAATGCACGAGGAATTAAAGCAAAGATTTTGACAGGCGGTCAGGCAAATATTGTGACGAGCGACGACTTTACGAATGCACAAATCATGTCGATCGATCCAAGTCGTATTTTGCAGGACTTGCAGGAAAGTCAAGTTGTGATCGTTCCAGGATTTCAGGGACGTACAGCCGAGTGGGAAATTACGACACTGGGGCGGGGCGGAAGCGATACGACTGCAACCGCTCTCGGTGTCGCCTTGAAGGCTGAAACGGTGGATATTTTCACCGACGTGGAAGGTATCATGACGGCTGATCCGCGTATCGTCGAAGAAGCGCAGCGGCTCGGTATGGTGACCTACACGGAGATTTGCAACATGGCTCACCTGGGTGCAAAAGTTATTCATCCTAGAGCGGTGGAGATCGCGATGCACGCTAACGTGCCGATTCGTGTTCGCTCTACGTTTTCGGACGACCCCGGTACACTCGTTACGACTATGCTGGAGATCGGGAAACTGGGCTACACTGTACACGACAGAGTCGTCATGGGAATTGCTCATGTACCGAACATTACTCAGATCAAGGTCGCGAACAAAGAAGGGTCTTACGATACACAGCTACAAGTCTTCAAAACGATGGCAACCAATAACATCAGTGTAGATTTCATCAATGTGAACCCAATGGGTGTTGCTTACACGGTCCATGATGAAATGGGAGAAAAAGCTGCTCGCCTGTTAACGGAAATGGGATACGAGCCGCAGCTTTTGCCACATTGCGCAAAAGTGTCCGTGATTGGTGCAGGGATGACGGGCGTGCCGGGCGTGATGGCGCGAATCGTGGAGGCACTTACGCAAGAAGACATTCAAATTCTTCAATCAGCAGACTCCCATACAACCATCTGGGTACTCGTGCATGAAATGGATATGGTGAAGGCTGTTCGTGCGCTGCATCAGCAGTTCAACCTGCATGTTCAACATATGTAA
- a CDS encoding YlzJ-like family protein, with protein MILYSIIPMETVFENMEQVEKQELKEIAVGHATMLIEQTGPFEGKIVRLISPDPQDYLKEQYAPGQKIQFQPEWLA; from the coding sequence ATGATCTTATACTCCATCATTCCGATGGAAACGGTTTTTGAGAACATGGAGCAAGTGGAGAAACAAGAGCTGAAAGAGATCGCGGTGGGTCATGCCACGATGCTCATTGAGCAAACCGGACCGTTTGAAGGAAAAATCGTCAGGCTGATTAGTCCAGATCCGCAAGACTACCTGAAGGAGCAGTACGCACCCGGACAAAAAATTCAGTTTCAACCTGAATGGCTCGCCTAA
- a CDS encoding aspartate-semialdehyde dehydrogenase, whose protein sequence is MANQLTFNVAVVGATGAVGQQMIQLLEKRNFPIKQLKLLASGRSAGKTVTFKGQEIVLEEATPDSFAGVDFALFSAGGSVSKELAHHAVRHGAVVIDNTSAFRMDPDVPLVVPEVNMDAALAHNGIIANPNCSTIQMVAALKPLYDRFGIDRIIVSTYQAVSGAGQSAINELLDQSRDILDGKEPQCNVLPVGKLPVHHQIAYNAIPQIDVFTDNGFTYEEMKMINETKKIFGDDTVLVSATCVRIPVVYGHSESVYVELKQDYDLAEVKALLKNAPGIVLIDVPEEQQYPLATDATGKLEVFVGRVRRDLHHPRGLHMWIVSDNLLKGAAWNTVQIAEELIKARV, encoded by the coding sequence ATGGCAAACCAACTGACTTTCAATGTTGCTGTAGTCGGTGCGACTGGTGCAGTCGGACAGCAGATGATTCAACTATTAGAAAAGCGCAACTTCCCAATCAAACAGCTTAAGCTGCTTGCTTCTGGACGTTCTGCAGGAAAAACAGTCACTTTCAAGGGGCAAGAAATTGTACTGGAAGAGGCGACTCCAGACAGTTTTGCAGGGGTTGATTTTGCCTTGTTTAGTGCTGGCGGATCGGTCAGCAAGGAACTGGCTCATCACGCAGTGCGTCATGGTGCAGTTGTCATTGACAATACCAGCGCATTCCGGATGGACCCGGATGTTCCTCTCGTTGTGCCAGAAGTAAACATGGATGCTGCGCTCGCTCATAATGGAATCATTGCGAATCCGAATTGCTCTACGATTCAGATGGTTGCCGCTCTAAAACCCCTGTATGATCGTTTTGGTATAGACCGAATCATCGTTTCTACTTACCAGGCAGTATCTGGTGCAGGTCAATCTGCGATCAATGAATTGCTCGACCAAAGTCGAGACATTTTGGATGGTAAAGAACCGCAGTGTAACGTACTCCCCGTAGGCAAATTGCCTGTACATCATCAGATTGCGTACAACGCGATTCCGCAGATTGATGTGTTCACCGACAATGGTTTTACTTATGAAGAAATGAAAATGATCAATGAGACCAAAAAAATCTTCGGTGATGACACTGTACTTGTTTCAGCTACTTGCGTACGTATTCCAGTGGTCTACGGCCATAGCGAGTCGGTATATGTAGAGCTGAAACAGGATTACGATCTGGCAGAAGTAAAGGCCCTGCTGAAAAACGCTCCTGGTATCGTATTAATAGATGTGCCGGAGGAACAGCAGTATCCACTCGCTACTGATGCAACAGGCAAACTGGAAGTATTCGTGGGCCGGGTGCGTCGTGATCTCCATCATCCTCGTGGACTGCATATGTGGATCGTTTCTGACAATCTTCTCAAGGGTGCAGCATGGAATACAGTACAAATCGCTGAAGAACTCATAAAAGCAAGAGTATAG
- a CDS encoding ribonuclease J, with protein MTTKYRRLHVLAKSNHSVLVFALGGVGEIGKNMYVVQSGDDIVVIDAGLKFPEEEMLGIDMVIPDITYLEEHRDKVRGIIITHGHEDHIGGLSYVLKHLKVPVYATKLTLGLIDAKLKEAGILNETKRVLINSDSEVVLGKMKATFFRVNHSIPDCVGVCLDTPEGYIVHTGDFKFDQTPVNNQVADLAKMAMIGDRGVLCLLSDSTNAERPGFTGSERSVGKALMDVFSKASGRIVVSTFASNVHRIQQVVDAAAQFNRKLTVVGRSMQNVINISRDLGYLLVPEGLIVEIDEINKLPAEQVVILSTGSQGEPMSALTRMARSAHRKIDILPGDTVIIAATPIPGNEKYVARTIDQLSRIGADVIYGGHGPNGTVHVSGHGSQEELRLMLNLMKPKYFIPVHGEYRMLKTHALLAEQVGIPEENSFLLDNGDTVEFSGGKARYGGKVHAGNVLIDGLGVGDVGNIVLRDRKLLSQDGILVVVVTLSKQNGTILSGPDIISRGFVYVRESEELLDEANRIVTQTLVKCMEENVNEWSSLKNNVKESLGRYLYEQTRRRPMILPIIMEV; from the coding sequence ATGACAACTAAATATAGGAGGTTACACGTTTTGGCAAAGTCGAATCACTCTGTTCTCGTTTTCGCCCTGGGCGGAGTCGGCGAAATTGGGAAGAATATGTACGTGGTACAAAGCGGTGACGACATCGTAGTGATTGATGCCGGATTGAAGTTCCCAGAAGAGGAAATGCTGGGGATTGATATGGTTATTCCGGATATCACCTACTTGGAAGAACATCGCGACAAGGTTCGGGGTATTATTATTACGCATGGACATGAAGACCACATCGGCGGCCTCAGCTACGTGCTGAAGCATTTGAAAGTCCCGGTTTATGCGACAAAACTTACCCTTGGTTTAATTGATGCAAAGTTAAAAGAAGCGGGCATCCTAAACGAAACAAAACGCGTATTGATCAACAGCGACTCGGAAGTCGTTCTCGGAAAGATGAAGGCGACCTTTTTCCGCGTAAACCACAGCATCCCGGATTGTGTAGGGGTATGCCTGGATACGCCAGAAGGTTACATCGTTCATACAGGAGACTTCAAGTTCGATCAAACACCTGTTAACAATCAGGTAGCTGATCTGGCAAAAATGGCGATGATCGGTGACAGAGGCGTTTTGTGCTTGCTCTCTGACAGTACGAATGCAGAACGGCCTGGATTTACCGGATCGGAACGCTCAGTAGGCAAAGCACTCATGGATGTGTTCAGCAAAGCATCTGGACGTATTGTTGTTTCTACGTTTGCATCAAATGTTCACCGCATTCAACAAGTGGTGGACGCTGCAGCACAGTTCAACCGTAAATTGACGGTTGTCGGCCGGAGCATGCAAAATGTGATTAATATCAGCAGAGACTTAGGATACTTGTTGGTCCCTGAGGGCTTGATTGTTGAGATCGATGAAATCAACAAATTGCCTGCTGAACAAGTCGTTATATTATCAACTGGAAGCCAAGGAGAGCCTATGTCCGCGCTCACTCGGATGGCCCGATCCGCCCATCGGAAAATTGACATCCTTCCAGGGGATACAGTTATTATTGCAGCCACTCCCATTCCAGGGAATGAAAAATACGTGGCGCGTACAATTGATCAATTATCGCGCATTGGTGCAGATGTCATTTATGGTGGCCATGGACCTAACGGAACCGTCCACGTCTCCGGTCATGGTAGCCAAGAAGAATTGCGCCTGATGCTTAACCTAATGAAGCCTAAGTACTTTATTCCTGTTCACGGTGAATATCGCATGCTGAAAACGCATGCCTTACTTGCTGAACAGGTTGGCATTCCTGAAGAAAACTCGTTCTTGCTGGATAACGGCGATACAGTTGAATTCTCAGGGGGCAAGGCCCGTTACGGTGGAAAAGTCCATGCTGGCAACGTTTTGATTGACGGCTTGGGCGTTGGTGATGTAGGAAACATCGTGCTTAGAGATCGCAAATTACTGTCACAAGATGGCATACTGGTAGTTGTCGTTACACTCAGCAAACAAAATGGCACGATTTTGTCAGGTCCAGACATCATTTCTCGCGGTTTCGTCTACGTGCGTGAATCCGAAGAGTTGCTGGATGAGGCAAATCGCATAGTGACCCAAACACTTGTCAAATGCATGGAAGAAAATGTGAATGAGTGGTCTTCACTGAAAAATAACGTAAAAGAGTCATTAGGCCGTTATCTGTACGAGCAAACGCGCAGACGTCCGATGATCTTGCCGATTATCATGGAAGTGTAG
- a CDS encoding pitrilysin family protein, with the protein MIQRHTCDNGLRIVTERIPSVRSVALGIWVGTGSKYENEKNNGISHFLEHMFFKGTTTRSAKEIAETFDEIGGNVNAFTSKEYTCYYARVLDQHAPIALDVLSDMYFNSVFDADELEKEKNVVIEEISMYEDAPDDLVHDLIARASYSTHPLGYSILGTEDVLRSLKRDDLLAYIDQHYLPTNTVITVAGNFEDSLIEDIQKRFQTFSRSGSMPTLSTPDFAGNVIAHHKATEQAHLCLSLPGFKVGHPEVYSLILLNNVLGGSMSSRLFQEIREERGLAYSVYSYHSSYKEAGTFHVYTGTAPEQVGQVFDIVSRVLRDVADHGITDKELNKGKEQLKGSLMLSLESTNSRMSRLGKNELLLGRHLSLDEIIAKIDRVSHESVLAVAQQLFRSKMSMAMVSPLDGFPENVKNDILL; encoded by the coding sequence GTGATACAACGTCATACGTGTGATAACGGTCTTCGAATCGTGACGGAACGGATTCCGTCCGTTCGCTCCGTTGCCTTAGGCATCTGGGTAGGGACTGGTTCGAAATATGAAAACGAGAAAAACAACGGGATTTCCCATTTTCTCGAGCATATGTTTTTCAAAGGCACAACTACTCGTTCTGCAAAGGAAATTGCGGAAACCTTTGATGAGATTGGCGGGAACGTGAACGCCTTTACCTCGAAGGAGTATACCTGCTATTACGCAAGGGTGCTCGACCAACACGCTCCAATCGCTCTCGATGTTCTTTCCGATATGTATTTCAACTCGGTGTTTGATGCCGATGAGTTGGAAAAGGAAAAGAACGTCGTCATTGAAGAGATTAGCATGTATGAAGACGCGCCAGATGATTTGGTGCATGATTTGATTGCACGCGCTTCGTACAGCACACACCCACTGGGGTATTCGATTTTGGGTACGGAAGATGTCCTGCGCAGCTTGAAACGGGACGATTTGCTCGCTTATATTGATCAGCATTACCTGCCAACGAATACGGTGATTACAGTAGCAGGAAATTTTGAAGACAGTTTGATTGAAGACATTCAAAAGCGCTTTCAGACTTTCTCGCGTTCAGGCAGTATGCCGACCTTGTCTACTCCTGATTTTGCTGGAAATGTGATCGCGCATCATAAGGCGACAGAGCAAGCGCATCTGTGCCTGTCACTACCTGGGTTTAAGGTAGGGCATCCTGAAGTCTACTCCTTGATTTTGCTGAACAACGTGCTTGGTGGCAGCATGAGCTCGCGTCTTTTCCAAGAGATTCGCGAAGAACGCGGCTTGGCATACTCTGTTTATTCCTATCATTCGTCCTATAAAGAAGCGGGTACGTTCCATGTGTATACAGGAACGGCACCAGAGCAAGTAGGACAGGTATTTGACATCGTCTCGCGCGTCCTGCGCGATGTCGCTGATCATGGAATTACAGACAAAGAGCTGAACAAAGGAAAAGAGCAGCTGAAAGGCAGTCTGATGCTCAGCTTGGAAAGCACGAATAGCCGTATGAGTCGACTTGGAAAAAATGAACTCCTGTTGGGCCGTCACCTTAGCCTAGACGAGATCATCGCCAAAATTGACCGTGTTTCCCATGAATCTGTTTTGGCTGTGGCGCAGCAGCTGTTCCGTTCCAAGATGTCTATGGCGATGGTGAGTCCACTCGACGGCTTCCCTGAAAACGTAAAGAACGATATATTGTTGTAA
- a CDS encoding YlmC/YmxH family sporulation protein, with protein MRLSELGGKEIIGLDNGEKMGVISDSDLVIHPENGTIQSIILPGGSFFGFGKKREDLVIPWSSIVKIGPDMVIIQLQAPEAQASQK; from the coding sequence ATGCGCTTAAGTGAGTTGGGTGGGAAGGAGATCATCGGACTGGACAACGGGGAGAAAATGGGGGTCATCAGTGATTCCGATTTAGTCATCCATCCTGAAAACGGTACGATTCAATCCATCATCTTGCCAGGAGGCAGTTTCTTTGGTTTCGGCAAGAAGCGAGAGGACCTCGTGATCCCATGGAGCTCTATCGTAAAAATTGGGCCAGATATGGTCATCATCCAGCTTCAAGCGCCTGAGGCACAAGCTTCGCAAAAGTAG
- the dpsA gene encoding dipicolinate synthase subunit DpsA, translating to MLTGIHVAFIGGDARQLEVIKRCIQLDASVTLVGFDNLESNFTGATKKPLTCDVLKDVDALILPIVGTDDQGYVESIFCSKQMQLLDEHVASLPSHCVVYTGMAKPYLKKLLASTQLPLVELLDRDDVAIYNSIPTVEGALMMAIQHTDITIHGSQSIVLGLGRTGLSMARALHALGARVRVGARRQEHLARIYEMGLTPFHISEVRKQVTNADFIFNTIPQLLLTAEVIAQMPQSAFILDLASKPGGTDFRYAERRGIKALLAPGLPGIVAPKTAGQILAQTLSRLIADQRKAPGGDAT from the coding sequence ATGCTAACGGGCATACATGTTGCCTTCATCGGCGGAGACGCTCGCCAGTTGGAAGTTATTAAGCGATGCATACAACTGGATGCTAGCGTCACGTTAGTTGGCTTCGACAACCTGGAAAGTAATTTTACAGGGGCAACGAAGAAACCATTAACATGCGATGTGTTGAAAGACGTGGACGCCCTCATCCTACCCATCGTAGGGACCGATGACCAAGGATACGTGGAAAGTATTTTCTGCTCCAAACAAATGCAGTTGCTAGACGAACATGTGGCGAGTCTGCCGAGTCATTGCGTGGTTTACACAGGAATGGCAAAGCCTTATCTGAAAAAGCTGTTGGCTTCCACACAGCTTCCTCTCGTGGAGCTCTTGGATCGTGACGACGTAGCTATCTATAACTCTATCCCTACTGTAGAGGGAGCGTTAATGATGGCGATTCAACATACGGATATTACGATTCATGGATCACAGTCAATTGTTTTGGGATTGGGCCGAACAGGTTTGTCCATGGCTCGAGCATTGCATGCGTTGGGGGCCCGCGTAAGAGTTGGGGCCAGACGTCAGGAACACTTGGCACGCATTTATGAGATGGGATTGACTCCCTTCCATATAAGCGAAGTAAGGAAACAGGTTACGAATGCTGATTTCATTTTTAATACCATCCCGCAATTATTACTCACGGCAGAAGTGATTGCTCAAATGCCTCAGTCGGCGTTTATTCTAGATCTTGCCTCCAAGCCAGGAGGAACAGATTTTCGATACGCTGAAAGACGAGGTATCAAAGCTCTTCTTGCTCCCGGATTACCTGGAATCGTTGCACCGAAAACCGCTGGACAAATTTTAGCCCAAACGTTGTCTCGTCTTATTGCGGATCAAAGGAAAGCGCCAGGAGGGGATGCAACATGA
- a CDS encoding ClpP family protease — translation MPNQQFNDFLNRRPFASTEVNSKESQPQSPTDDQEPAASPPSEAPAQEDPKKKLLDSITQLGQTNVPQLESNIYCMTIIGQVEGHIQLPPQNKTTKYEHLIPQLVAAEQNSKIEGVLVILNTVGGDVEAGLAIAEMVSSLSKPVVTLVLGGGHSIGVPIAVAGSYSFIAETATMTIHPIRLTGLVIGVPQTFEYLDKMQDRVVSFISRHSNVSEQKFRELMTRTGELTRDIGTNVIGVDAVKYGLIDEVGGLGSALKKLNELIKAQKGEESVLQ, via the coding sequence ATGCCGAATCAACAATTTAACGATTTTTTAAATAGGCGGCCGTTTGCAAGCACAGAGGTAAATAGTAAGGAATCCCAACCACAATCACCAACTGATGATCAGGAGCCTGCTGCTTCGCCGCCATCTGAAGCACCTGCACAAGAAGATCCGAAGAAAAAACTGCTCGATTCCATTACGCAACTGGGTCAGACAAACGTCCCACAGCTCGAAAGCAATATTTATTGTATGACCATCATCGGACAAGTAGAAGGGCATATTCAGCTTCCTCCTCAAAATAAGACGACCAAATACGAGCACCTCATCCCTCAATTGGTTGCGGCAGAACAAAACAGCAAAATAGAGGGCGTGCTCGTTATTTTGAATACGGTTGGTGGGGATGTGGAAGCGGGCTTGGCGATTGCGGAAATGGTATCGTCCTTGTCCAAACCGGTAGTCACACTCGTACTCGGCGGTGGTCATAGTATTGGTGTGCCAATCGCTGTAGCCGGTTCGTACTCATTTATTGCAGAAACCGCTACAATGACGATTCACCCGATCCGCTTGACGGGTCTTGTGATTGGTGTACCGCAAACGTTTGAGTACTTGGATAAAATGCAAGATCGTGTGGTTAGCTTCATTTCCCGTCACTCCAATGTCTCGGAACAAAAGTTCCGTGAGCTCATGACCCGAACAGGTGAATTGACACGAGACATCGGAACCAATGTGATTGGCGTAGATGCAGTTAAATACGGTTTGATTGATGAAGTCGGCGGCCTTGGTAGTGCGCTGAAAAAGCTGAACGAACTGATCAAAGCGCAAAAAGGCGAGGAGAGTGTACTCCAATGA
- the dapA gene encoding 4-hydroxy-tetrahydrodipicolinate synthase, with amino-acid sequence MARFGRLVTAMVTPFNEQLQVDYDKTERLIDHLIANGTTGIVLSGTTGESPTLSRTEKLDLFRHVVSYAKGRCHIIAGTGSNDTASSIEFTQAVQSIGVDAVMVVAPYYSKPSQEGLYAHFKTLSEATELPVMLYNVPGRSVVNMTAETTLRLAELPNVVCIKEASGNLSQMSQIIEHAPEGFELYSGDDGLTLPILSIGGVGIVSVASHVAGRPMTDMMDAFFAGNFTEAARLHRKLLPIFEGLFAYPSPGPTKVALEKLGVQVGGVRLPLVELNEQEKAFVYSLLV; translated from the coding sequence GTGGCACGTTTTGGTCGACTGGTTACCGCTATGGTAACGCCTTTTAATGAGCAGCTACAGGTCGATTACGATAAAACAGAGCGACTGATTGACCATTTGATTGCAAATGGTACAACTGGAATCGTACTAAGTGGTACCACGGGTGAATCACCGACTTTATCCCGTACGGAGAAGCTCGATCTTTTCCGTCATGTGGTTTCCTACGCAAAAGGAAGATGCCACATCATTGCAGGAACAGGCAGTAATGATACAGCATCAAGCATTGAGTTCACCCAAGCTGTACAATCCATTGGGGTAGACGCTGTCATGGTGGTTGCTCCTTATTACAGCAAGCCATCACAGGAAGGGCTTTACGCACACTTCAAGACATTATCGGAAGCGACCGAGCTACCCGTGATGCTATATAATGTGCCAGGAAGATCCGTCGTCAATATGACTGCTGAAACGACACTTCGTTTGGCGGAACTGCCTAATGTAGTTTGCATCAAGGAAGCCTCTGGCAATTTGTCGCAGATGTCGCAAATCATTGAACATGCTCCGGAAGGCTTTGAGCTGTACAGTGGTGATGATGGCTTAACCTTGCCAATCCTGTCTATCGGGGGAGTGGGCATTGTCAGTGTGGCGAGTCACGTAGCGGGTCGCCCAATGACAGACATGATGGACGCCTTTTTTGCCGGTAACTTTACGGAGGCAGCAAGACTCCATCGCAAGCTGTTGCCGATTTTTGAAGGCCTGTTTGCCTACCCGAGCCCAGGACCGACCAAGGTTGCTTTAGAAAAGCTCGGCGTTCAAGTTGGGGGCGTTCGACTGCCTTTAGTCGAGCTGAACGAACAAGAAAAAGCATTCGTTTATTCCCTGCTTGTTTAA